From a region of the Puntigrus tetrazona isolate hp1 unplaced genomic scaffold, ASM1883169v1 S000000002, whole genome shotgun sequence genome:
- the mmp30 gene encoding LOW QUALITY PROTEIN: matrix metallopeptidase 30 (The sequence of the model RefSeq protein was modified relative to this genomic sequence to represent the inferred CDS: inserted 1 base in 1 codon), with protein sequence MSFPAEEQDRSMEHLTALSLTLLVFLSLCDGAPTTASLEDHQIAEEYLSKFYRDPNATQFRGRMMPNLEDELKAMQDFFGLEVTGKLDSNTLETMKLPRCGVTDVARYEHFQGRPRWKQSVVTYRITEYTSQLSKREVDATIAKAFQLFSDVIPLDFKQIHSGTADIMILFKARFHGDFYPFDGPNGVLAHANAPGPEQGGDAHFDEDERWSLSSRDINLLLVAAHEFGHALGLDHSKDPSALMYPTYKYVNTDGYXTSPDDKYGIQALYGARASTDKPEPKPNPGPTPPEPCKRDLVFDAATSIRGELYFFKNGYYWKKGYVSGLSVHQIKSTWPSIDSVDAAYEFSSRDISFLFKGQQYWAVKGSTVLTGYPKPITRFGFPTSVRKIDAAVYVKSTGCTLFFVGTNYWSFNERTAKMDRGFPKTIQHDFPGIGSRVDAAFDNYGYLYFSQGSRQTEYNFALRKVNRVLLNYGWLDCY encoded by the exons ATGAGCTTCCCTGCAGAGGAACAAGACCGAAGTATGGAGCACTTAACAGCTCTCAGCCTGACTCTGCtagtttttttgtctctttgtgACGGTGCTCCCACGACAGCATCACTGGAGGACCATCAAATAGCAGAG GAATATCTCTCAAAGTTCTACAGGGACCCAAACGCAACTCAGTTCCGTGGCAGAATGATGCCAAACCTAGAAGATGAACTGAAGGCCATGCAGGATTTTTTTGGACTGGAGGTCACGGGTAAGCTGGACTCGAACACTCTTGAGACGATGAAGCTGCCTCGCTGTGGAGTCACCGATGTGGCCAGATATGAACACTTCCAGGGGAGGCCCAGGTGGAAGCAGAGCGTTGTAACGTACAG aataactGAATATACATCACAGCTGAGCAAGAGAGAAGTGGATGCCACCATCGCTAAAGCTTTCCAGCTCTTCAGTGATGTTATTCCTCTTGACTTCAAACAGATCCACAGCGGCACAGCTGATATTATGATTCTCTTCAAAGCAAGAT TTCATGGAGATTTTTACCCATTTGATGGACCTAATGGGGTTCTGGCCCACGCCAATGCACCCGGTCCAGAGCAGGGAGGAGACGCACACTTTGATGAGGATGAGAGGTGGTCCCTAAGTTCAAGAG ATATAAACCTGCTTTTGGTGGCTGCTCATGAATTCGGACATGCACTGGGACTGGATCACTCCAAAGACCCTTCGGCTCTCATGTATCCAACTTACAAATACGTCAACACTGATGGCT ACACTTCCCCTGATGATAAATATGGGATCCAGGCCTTGTATG GAGCAAGAGCATCAACAGACAAACCTGAACCAAAACCAAATCCTGGACCGACCCCACCAGAGCCATGTAAACGTGACTTGGTATTTGATGCAGCAACCAGCATCCGTGGAGAACTGTACTTCTTTAAAAATGG ATATTACTGGAAGAAGGGCTACGTTAGCGGACTTTCAGTGCATCAAATAAAGTCTACCTGGCCATCTATTGACTCTGTTGATGCTGCTTATGAGTTCAGTAGCAGAGACATTAGTTTCCTCTTCAAAG GTCAGCAGTACTGGGCAGTAAAAGGCAGCACTGTTTTAACTGGATATCCCAAACCCATAACCAGATTTGGGTTTCCCACATCAGTGAGGAAGATCGATGCGGCTGTATATGTAAAATCAACTGGCTgcactttgttttttgttggaacCAATTACTGGAG CTTCAATGAAAGAACAGCTAAAATGGATAGAGGCTTTCCTAAAACTATTCAACATGATTTCCCTGGTATTGGGTCGCGGGTGGACGCTGCTTTTGACAATTATG gTTATCTGTATTTCTCACAAGGATCAAGGCAAACAGAGTATAATTTTGCTTTAAGAAAAGTGAATCGTGTTCTGTTGAACTATGGATGGCTGGACTGCTactaa
- the acat1 gene encoding acetyl-CoA acetyltransferase, mitochondrial, giving the protein MQFSIAIMTSCAFYSTRTHLCRHLAHKYLSRTYSTRPSLNEVVIVSAVRTPMGSFRGSLSTVPATKLGSIAIKGAIEKAGIPFEEVKEVYMGNVLQAGEGQAPTRQALLGAGLPLSTPATTINKVCASGMKSIMMASQNLMCGHQDVMVAGGMESMSQVPYVMSREAPPYGGIKMEDLIVKDGLTDVYNKFHMGNCAENTAKNSGISREEQDAFAINSYSRSKAAWESGVLAKEVVPVSIPQRGKPDIVVKEDEEYRKVDFSKVPKLKAVFQKENGTVTAANASTLNDGAAALVLMTADAAKRLNVTPLAKIVAFADAAVAPIDFPIAPAFAVPKVLKAAGVKKEDIAMWEINEAFSVVVLANVKMLDIDPSKVNINGGAVSLGHPIGMSGARIVGHMVHNLKSGQYGLAGICNGGGGASSIVIQKY; this is encoded by the exons ATGCAGTTTTCCATCGCGATTATGACTTCCTGTGCTTTTTACAGTACACGCACACACCTGTGCAGACATCTG GCACATAAATATCTGAGCAGGACCTACAGCACACGGCCGTCTCTAAAT GAAGTCGTCATCGTTAGTGCAGTCAGGACCCCTATGGGGTCTTTCAGAGGAAGCCTTTCCACAGTCCCTGCCACTAAATTGGGTTCCATTGCTATTAAAGGAGCCATTGAGAAAGCAG GAATTCCTTTTGAGGAGGTGAAAGAAGTTTATATGGGCAATGTGTTGCAGGCAGGAGAAGGACAGGCACCGACCAGACAGGCTCTTCTGGGTGCAG gtCTGCCTCTCTCCACTCCTGCCACTACCATCAATAAAGTGTGCGCTTCTGGAATGAAGTCCATCATGATGGCCTCTCAGAATCTCATGTGTGGACATCAG GACGTGATGGTCGCTGGTGGAATGGAAAGCATGTCTCAGGTTCCTTATGTCATGTCCAGAGAAGCACCCCCTTATGGTGGAATAAAGATGGAGGATCTGATTGTTAAGGACGGGTTGACGGACGTCTACAACAAATTCCACATG GGCAACTGTGCTGAAAATACAGCCAAGAACAGCGGTATCTCTAGGGAGGAGCAAGACGCGTTTGCCATTAACTCGTACAGCCGCAGCAAAGCAGCATGGGAATCTGGAGTCCTGGCCAAGGAGGTGGTTCCTGTGAGCATCCCTCAGAGAG GAAAACCAGACATCGTTGTGAAGGAAGATGAAGAATACAGGAAGGTTGACTTCAGCAAAGTCCCAAAACTGAAGGCTGTGTTCCAGAAAGAGAACG GCACGGTGACGGCAGCGAACGCCAGTACTCTGAATGACGGTGCGGCGGCTCTCGTGCTCATGACGGCAGATGCGGCAAAGAGGCTCAACGTCACACCGCTCGCAAAGATCGTCG CTTTTGCTGATGCTGCTGTGGCCCCCATCGATTTCCCTATCGCCCCGGCCTTCGCCGTCCCCAAG GTCCTAAAGGCAGCCGGTGTAAAGAAAGAAGACATTGCCATGTGGGAGATCAATGAGGCCTTCAGTGTCGTGGTGCTGGCAAACGTCAAGATGTTAGACATCGACCCCAGCAAAGTCAATATCAATGGAGGGGCAGTTTCCCTCGGACATCCAATTGG aatgtcaGGGGCGAGAATCGTAGGACACATGGTGCACAATCTGAAATCGGGACAGTACGGACTGGCGGGAATCTGCAATGGAGGAGGGGGCGCCTCTTCTATTGTGATCCAGAAATATTAG
- the tmprss2 gene encoding transmembrane protease serine 2 isoform X1 — MPTTDTTYDNVSHVNYAFHHEEQRPPPYAPSSGMNPALPQYPGPQNPQYLHHHSPPPYISERYSPAQSLHQYTPQTAPINTHHTVTPGPYLDVNPLHKVSRRTKWPFILGAVASLLIVAGVIVVVLWFYGVFDCLQGHRCKTNNECVSVSQWCDGVQDCPSGDDETQCFRLFGSESLLQMYSNVTQKWENVCSDGWNDNLGIQACENIGYERDTYVGYEEIYSRASTDYILVKTSLSSSNLTGFLSKTSDCPSQKAVAVKCIDCGQNSGTRIVGGTTVTSRGVWPWQVSLQISRRHLCGGSVITPYWIVTAAHCVHGNSDARDWTVYAGYLTRSEMLSATGNSVSQIVMHNFDPITNENDIALMKLNRPLMITSNVRPVCLPNKGMYFAAPRECYVTGWGALFSGGSPSQNLQEAKIQLIDRTTCNSRQVYNRQITDTMICAGKLEGGVDSCQGDSGGPLVTKENSLWWLVGDTSWGDGCAFRNKPGVYGNVTYFLDWIYEQMRVRFQIQIQTMSQKMYYYHV, encoded by the exons ATGCCGACAACAGATACG ACTTACGACAATGTTTCTCACGTGAACTATGCTTTCCATCACGAAGAGCAGCGGCCGCCTCCGTATGCGCCGTCTTCCGGAATGAACCCGGCTTTACCTCAATACCCCGGCCCCCAAAACCCTCAATATCTACACCATCATTCCCCTCCACCATACATTTCAGAGAGATACTCGCCTGCTCAGAGCCTCCATCAGTACACGCCTCAAACAGCACCTATTAATACCCACCACACGGTCACGCCTGGACCCTACCTTGACGTTAATCCGCTTCACAAAG TTTCCAGGAGAACAAAATGGCCATTTATCCTTGGTGCAGTTGCCTCCCTACTGATCGTTGCCGGGGTCATCGTTGTGGTGCTTTGGTTTTATG GTGTGTTCGATTGTTTGCAAGGGCATCGCTGTAAAACGAATAACGAATGTGTCAGCGTCTCTCAGTGGTGTGACGGCGTTCAGGACTGTCCGTCAGGAGATGATGAAACTCAGTGCT TTCGTCTGTTTGGATCCGAGTCCCTTCTTCAGATGTATTCAAACGTGACTCAAAAATGGGAGAATGTGTGTTCAGATGGATGGAATGACAACCTCGGAATACAAGCGTGTGAGAATATAGGATACGAGAG GGACACCTATGTGGGTTATGAGGAGATTTACTCGAGAGCATCGACTGACTACATACTGGTGAAGACTTCTCTCAGCTCCTCCAATCTGACAGGTTTTCTCAGTAAAAC TTCAGACTGTCCATCTCAAAAAGCAGTGGCAGTCAAATGTATAG ATTGTGGACAGAACAGCGGGACCCGAATTGTAGGAGGAACCACGGTGACCTCTAGGGGGGTGTGGCCATGGCAGGTCAGCCTGCAGATTTCCAGAAGGCATCTGTGTGGCGGGTCTGTCATTACACCTTACTGGATCGTCACTGCAGCTCACTGTGTTCATGG GAATTCAGATGCGAGGGATTGGACTGTGTATGCTGGATATCTGACTCGTTCCGAGATGCTGTCGGCCACCGGCAATTCTGTAAGCCAGATAGTCATGCACAACTTCGATCCGATAACCAACGAAAATGACATCGCCCTGATGAAGCTAAACCGACCACTCATGATTACAT CGAATGTCAGGCCAGTGTGTCTGCCCAATAAAGGCATGTACTTCGCTGCTCCGCGGGAATGTTACGTCACTGGATGGGGGGCACTGTTTAGTGGAG GATCTCCCTCACAAAACCTACAAGAAGCCAAAATCCAGCTAATCGACAGAACGACTTGCAACAGCCGACAGGTGTATAACAGGCAGATCACAGACACCATGATCTGTGCTGGCAAGCTGGAGGGTGGCGTGGACTCCTGTCAG GGGGACAGCGGGGGTCCTCTGGTCACAAAAGAGAATTCTCTATGGTGGCTGGTTGGGGACACTAGCTGGGGTGATGGATGTGCTTTCAGAAACAAGCCCGGAGTCTACGGAAATGTGACCTACTTCCTTGACTGGATATACGAACAAATGCGGGTAAGATTTCAAATCCAAATCCAAACTATGtcacagaaaatgtattattatcacgtataa
- the tmprss2 gene encoding transmembrane protease serine 2 isoform X2, which translates to MPTTDTTYDNVSHVNYAFHHEEQRPPPYAPSSGMNPALPQYPGPQNPQYLHHHSPPPYISERYSPAQSLHQYTPQTAPINTHHTVTPGPYLDVNPLHKVSRRTKWPFILGAVASLLIVAGVIVVVLWFYGVFDCLQGHRCKTNNECVSVSQWCDGVQDCPSGDDETQCFRLFGSESLLQMYSNVTQKWENVCSDGWNDNLGIQACENIGYERDTYVGYEEIYSRASTDYILVKTSLSSSNLTGFLSKTSDCPSQKAVAVKCIDCGQNSGTRIVGGTTVTSRGVWPWQVSLQISRRHLCGGSVITPYWIVTAAHCVHGNSDARDWTVYAGYLTRSEMLSATGNSVSQIVMHNFDPITNENDIALMKLNRPLMITSNVRPVCLPNKGMYFAAPRECYVTGWGALFSGGSPSQNLQEAKIQLIDRTTCNSRQVYNRQITDTMICAGKLEGGVDSCQGDSGGPLVTKENSLWWLVGDTSWGDGCAFRNKPGVYGNVTYFLDWIYEQMRRY; encoded by the exons ATGCCGACAACAGATACG ACTTACGACAATGTTTCTCACGTGAACTATGCTTTCCATCACGAAGAGCAGCGGCCGCCTCCGTATGCGCCGTCTTCCGGAATGAACCCGGCTTTACCTCAATACCCCGGCCCCCAAAACCCTCAATATCTACACCATCATTCCCCTCCACCATACATTTCAGAGAGATACTCGCCTGCTCAGAGCCTCCATCAGTACACGCCTCAAACAGCACCTATTAATACCCACCACACGGTCACGCCTGGACCCTACCTTGACGTTAATCCGCTTCACAAAG TTTCCAGGAGAACAAAATGGCCATTTATCCTTGGTGCAGTTGCCTCCCTACTGATCGTTGCCGGGGTCATCGTTGTGGTGCTTTGGTTTTATG GTGTGTTCGATTGTTTGCAAGGGCATCGCTGTAAAACGAATAACGAATGTGTCAGCGTCTCTCAGTGGTGTGACGGCGTTCAGGACTGTCCGTCAGGAGATGATGAAACTCAGTGCT TTCGTCTGTTTGGATCCGAGTCCCTTCTTCAGATGTATTCAAACGTGACTCAAAAATGGGAGAATGTGTGTTCAGATGGATGGAATGACAACCTCGGAATACAAGCGTGTGAGAATATAGGATACGAGAG GGACACCTATGTGGGTTATGAGGAGATTTACTCGAGAGCATCGACTGACTACATACTGGTGAAGACTTCTCTCAGCTCCTCCAATCTGACAGGTTTTCTCAGTAAAAC TTCAGACTGTCCATCTCAAAAAGCAGTGGCAGTCAAATGTATAG ATTGTGGACAGAACAGCGGGACCCGAATTGTAGGAGGAACCACGGTGACCTCTAGGGGGGTGTGGCCATGGCAGGTCAGCCTGCAGATTTCCAGAAGGCATCTGTGTGGCGGGTCTGTCATTACACCTTACTGGATCGTCACTGCAGCTCACTGTGTTCATGG GAATTCAGATGCGAGGGATTGGACTGTGTATGCTGGATATCTGACTCGTTCCGAGATGCTGTCGGCCACCGGCAATTCTGTAAGCCAGATAGTCATGCACAACTTCGATCCGATAACCAACGAAAATGACATCGCCCTGATGAAGCTAAACCGACCACTCATGATTACAT CGAATGTCAGGCCAGTGTGTCTGCCCAATAAAGGCATGTACTTCGCTGCTCCGCGGGAATGTTACGTCACTGGATGGGGGGCACTGTTTAGTGGAG GATCTCCCTCACAAAACCTACAAGAAGCCAAAATCCAGCTAATCGACAGAACGACTTGCAACAGCCGACAGGTGTATAACAGGCAGATCACAGACACCATGATCTGTGCTGGCAAGCTGGAGGGTGGCGTGGACTCCTGTCAG GGGGACAGCGGGGGTCCTCTGGTCACAAAAGAGAATTCTCTATGGTGGCTGGTTGGGGACACTAGCTGGGGTGATGGATGTGCTTTCAGAAACAAGCCCGGAGTCTACGGAAATGTGACCTACTTCCTTGACTGGATATACGAACAAATGCGG agatattaa